ttttcaaaaacgaatgcaatatttgtaaaatgtatcatatagaggtcaagtacctcgcgatgtaatcaactgttgtaaatcgtttataatcgatatggacttcgtccggatggattaggacgggtctttacaggtcaTTATCACATATCTCTTTTTGATTCATCTATACCTAATTACCTATTATACCCTTAATTGTactgctactaataataataatataagttcaactttaTAAATTAATTTAGAGGTATAACTTTAAGTTTTTTATATGATAAAAGTGCACATTAATCAATAAGTGGGGTGTGACGATGATCTCCCTAAATATTTACACGGAGTATTTGtagtaattaaataaattaaataaacatGGCTTAAAATAAGTTTAGTGTACGGGATTAATCATTTGATCAGATTTTTgcatttttattaaaagtcgtcTTACGGCACAAGTCTCGGGCTACACATGATCACGCACAAGTCACGTGCTACGGGGGGAGGTACAAAAATACTCCAGTGTATGTATAGTCTCTACTGTTACGATCCATAATATAAAAAAATAGCTACAGCAGCATCAACATCAATTTTAGTGAGAGATCAAACAAACAGATAATGAGGGAAGAAGGAATGAGCTCATCAGGGGACCCATTACTTTTCCCCAATTCCCCTCCTCCTACTACCGCTGCCaggtaaaccctaaccctaatttcatATTCTAATTGTTTCAATTTCATATGTACGTACCTTCGTTACGATTCTTCTTAGGGTTTCTGTTTAGCTCATGCTTACCTAGCTATAATGTGCCGTTAAATTGATCATGTCCCGATCCGTGAATTATGGTATTGAAATTGGGGATTTTGGTGattttattacggagtaattttaAGCATGTAGCTTAATTAGGGAATTATTTAATCACGGTTTATGAATTCGAAGCTTACTAATTGATGTGACACCTATTCCAATTGTTCGCATAGTAGATTTTATATGCGTATCTCGTTGAATTAAATCTTTGtagttttattaagtttggtaaatGTTTCAAGAATTAAATGTATTTTGATGAGAGGCCTTCAATTCATTAGATGTTAAAATTCAAAGTTGACAAGTAATTATAACAAAGCATGTGATGTAGTCATTTTGGACTTAAAAGTATGGATAATTACCGTTTTTGTTCATCCAAAATCGTGTAAGTTATAAACTCCGGATTAACATAAGTTTGACATCTGGAATTAGAATCTATCCTTAAATTTGAAACCGATGTTCTGAAATTTTGTAGTTATATATAGAGGGATTTGATTTTGGAATTTGTATGTAATGCTGACTTCAGTAGCTGAGTATTGCTATTCTCTTTTATCGTATGCAGTAATAGTCTCTGTGTTATACCTTTTTAGTTAATATGTTTTTACTTTCTGTTAGTTCTGCTGGTGCGTCATCACCAGCTGTTGCCATCAATGCTGGCAGTACGGATTGGTTGAGTCATGGTCAAGGATCGAAAGCAGGTTCTCTGTCTCGGATTAGTTCACAGCCCATGTGGTTTTCGTTTAGTACAAGTGCATGTGGTTCAGCCCTTGGGTCGTCTCAACCTTCGTGTAGACCATGGGAAAGGGGTGATCTTTTAAGAAGATTATCCACATTCAGACCCGCAAATTGGTTTGGAAAACCTAAGGTTTgaagccattttttttttaaacaaaaaacaTCAAATTATTGTTTACATTAATACAACTGTTACAATTAAAAATCACTCTAAAACTACTACTTCGAAGTTGTTTTGTTTTGTGTTTACattttttaaagtttaaaaatatCTACCGGAAGTTTTTAAAAATCAAGAGACTAAAGAAATACACAAGCAACATCAAGTATATAAGAATCATACAGCATGTTGCATTCTTTTTATATAATTCTTCTGTGTTCAGGCTGCTAGTTCGCTTGCTTGTGCTAGAAGAGGCTGGGTGAATGTGGATGTTGATAAGATTCAATGTGAGTCTTGTGGTGTAAACCTCGAATATAATGCACCAGAGTCATGGGCTCCCACAGAAGGTGAATATTGCTTTAAATAACCTTGCAGGCTGACATAAATCTGTTTACGGTTGCTCTTGTCATATGCTGTATTTAGTGACGTTTAGGGTTTATGTTTCTCCAGTTATGAAATTGTTAGTGCTTTCAGAGTTTCTAGTTTTAGATTCTTTTTTTAAAGATTGAATGATAATCCCCAGAATGTTGTCCAGTTGTGAACTGGATTCACATTTTAAGTCCCAATATCGACTCTTCCCAAGCCAGTATGAGCTGCAATAGAAAGATCATATAAACCAGAAATCAGTTGTTTTGAATTCCTGAACATTGTACAAGTTTTTAGTCAGTACATCGACTATCTGTATAGAAGTTCACAGATAAAAGATGACTAGTAGATAGAACTACAGTAACTTTTGCAGTGATAGTGAAAAGTAGGGTGGTTTAATTTCAAGTTTTAACAAGGTCTTTCGTTATTTAGCTCTTAAAACACGGGCTTTTAATATCTCTTTTGGCAACCCTACTGCATATGATTTTTACTTCTCATCGTATATGTTTCTATTTTTAGCCTTgtaggattattattatgattcttgATTCTAAATAATATCTACAGATTTAATTTTCATTATACCTGAAATAGAATGTATAATAATTCTcaccttttttctttttctttttagaaaatCATAATTCTTTGTACTTATAGTGTAAAAACTGTTAATGTTTTATTTGCAGGTACTTTTAAAACTAGTATGCTAGTACTAGGGTGGAGAAATTAGTGAATATGAGTTTTGTACTTCATATTAATAAGATAGAACTTATTGAAACAGGTGCAAATGGTGAAGAGTTTGCTGATCAACTTGATGAAGGACACAATGTAACCTGCCCCTGGAGAGGAAACAGCTGTGCTGAAAGCTTGGTGCAATTCCCCCCTACTCCGCCATCGGCCCTAGTCGGCGGTTACAAGGACCGTTGCGATGGACTAATTCAGTTTCCTTATCTACCCGTTGTGGCTGCTTCTGCACTTGACCAGATGAAGGTCTCTAGAGGTCCAGAAATTGATCGATTGCTAGTTCAAGTAGTTCAAGATGTTGCATCTGACATGGAAATATGCATATATTCACTTGTAAGATATAATCATCACTATGTTCATAGATATTAATACATTTGAGCGTTTGTTGGATTCGTTCTCTAAGAATGGTACCTTTTTATTTGTAATCAGGCCCAGAAGTTGATCAGTCTATGTGGATGGGAACCAAGGTGGCTTCCAAACGTTCAAGACTTAGAAGAGCATTCTGCTCAATCGGCTAGAAATGGTGGTTCTTTCGGCCCTATTAAAGATCGTGACCATGGCAAGAAAATATTATCAGCTTCAATGAAAAAAGCTCCAAAGGTTCCCACATCAAAATTTGAATCTAGATCACCCTTGTTAGATTGTACTTTATGTGGCGCCACAGTTAGAATTTTGGATTTCATTCATGTTAACCGTCCTGCTCGTTTTGCTCCTAACAATATCGATGTCCCTGAAACGAGTAAAAAAATGGTACTTACCCGTGGAATAAGCGCGGCTAGCGGAATTAGCGGATGGGTTGCTGATGGCGGCATGGAGAAAGAGCAGGCAGAGGACATTGATGAAGCTGCAACTACTGGTGATGGGAAGTCGGTGTCAAATATCGGGATGGATTTAAATCTTACGATGGGCAGTGGATTTTCTACTGCACATGGTAGCAAGAGACCAATATCTGAACTATACCAAGATGCAAATATAGGACGTGATCTAGTTATCGGGCAGCCAGCTGGCAGCGAGGTAGGTGATCGAGCAGCATCATAATCCCGAGGTCCTACTACTTTCAAACGAAACGTGGATGAAGGTGGTTCTACTGTTGATAGGCCACAAGGGATGATCCAAGCAGATAGCGTGGAGGGTGTTGTCATTGACCGTGATGGTGATGAAGTCAATGATAGCAAGATTTCTCCTGGCCCATCTAAACGCGCACGAGATTCTCATGCCTATGAAGCCTATGAGCCATCGTATGGTGCGGGTCCTAGCCAGACTTTGTATTTTGATATTGGACGGGCTGGTCCTTCCAGCCTAGGTCAGGAACAAACAGGAAGAGCATCCTCTGTTATTGCAATGGATAGAATTTTTGATAGTGATGACGATAATTCAACAGAAAGTGTCGAAAATCAACCGGGATTTTTCGACGAGGTTAGTTATCCGCTGGTGTCAGGACCCAAGAGCCCTGATGTCAGCATTCAGGCTCAGCAAAGTGTGTGCCCTGCAGTGGTTCGGGTTGCAGGTGAGATAGGTGTTAGCAGCACCAACGATGAAGAAGTGCTGAACACCGATGCAACCACGGTTCAAGAACGGGATGGTCCTAGCCTTGCGATTAGTGGTGGTAGTGTTGGAATGGGTGCTAGTCATGAAGCTGAGATACATGGGTCTGATGCTTTGATTCATAGGACAGAAAGTGTTGTTGGTGACATGGAACCGGTTACTGGTGTGACTGAAAATCAATGTCAAACTGGTGAGTTCGTTCCTGAAGAAGGTCAACAAGAATATTCTGGAAGGGCAGATAGTGGGTCGAAAGTTGTTGGGTCAATAAAGGCGGAATCGGTTGAGAGTGGTGACTTGAATCTGTTACCTAATGAGCAAAGTTCTCATCCTTCTCTTTCATGCAATGCGGTTGTATATTCTGGCCTTGAAGCATCAAAAGACGAGGTGATGCAGACACGCAATTCATCTCCTAACGATGAATGTGGCTACCCTGCAAATGGCATAGGTTAGTCTATTCACTCTATGATATTTACTTTTTGCATGTGCATTTTTTAAGTTTGTGTTTGGATGTCTCTTTGCTGTTTCACTTGAAATTAAAAATCTCACCCAAAAATCAAACGCCTTACACAAACTTTGAAATCTCGTTTAAAACTCAAAAGCCTCACACAAACTTTAAAACTTGCACTAAATCCAAAATGTTGCATATAAAAATCTTGAATTTTTAAATAAAATCGCACAAAATTAAATAGGTTCGCATTAAATAGCCTTAAtttctgatattattattattattattattattattattattattattattattattattattattattattattattattattattattattattattattattattattattattattattattattattattattattattattattattattattattattattattattattattattattattattattattattattattattattattattattattattattattattattattattattattattattattattattattattattattattattattattattattattattattattattattattattattattattattattattattattattattattattattattattattattattattattattattattattattattattattattattatttagggccTCCGAACGGGGAAAGCAATTTTGAAGAACCTGTGGAGTTTGACCCAATAAAGCATCATAATTTTTTCTGCCCATGGGTGAACGGGAATGTGGCTGCAGCTGGGGTTAGTAACGGTAACAATGGTGCGGCTGCGAGTTCAAGTGCTAGTGCTGTAGCTCTTTGTGGATGGCAGCTGACTTTAGATGCTTTAGATGGCTTTCAAGGGCCTGAACAAAATCAAACTGTTGAATCTGAATCAGCTGCTTCTCTCTATAAGGTATGTCACGCCCAAATTGTTTATTTTTTTACTAATGATTCTTGTACCTGTTCATGATATATATGATAAGATCTACTTAATTTCATATAAAGTTCCTGTAGTGAGATTTGCTGTTATATAATTGTGTATATATTCTTTGTAGAATTGGGGTAAGTCGAAGTTCTCTACATACGTGTCAGGAAAATCAGTGTTCAATATATCACGTATAAATTCTTCGAGTATATGTATTGTATATTTGGGGAGGTGTTTTGGTGCCATATGTTATGTGGATATTTAGATAATCACACTATGGTTACAGCTGGAATAAAGCAGGTGTGTATAATGTAGGTTGAAGAGAATCTAATAAAAAGCAGGTGTGTATAATGTAGGTTGAAGAGAATCTAATAATCATATAATCTGACTTTTTACTTTTATTGTTCGACACATTCTGGTAACTAAATTAAAGGATAAAATGATCTAAAAATGTCAGTTCTCTTATATCATGAGTTATGAGAATAGAAGCCGTAGGgtgtgtttgtttacctcttagTTGAATGGTTAAGAATGGTTCAGtgttgaatgctgaaccattcaacatTTAGCGCGTTTGTTTCCGACCTTTGAATAAGCAGTCGAAGATCCTTAAAAGCCTTTCTTTTTGGCTTACGTCTCGCTTGCCTTttctgaatggttcaacattcaatATTGAACCATTTAGAGTTGAAACACTCTTTTAACCATTAAGCACCTTATAATATCCTCCTCAAATCATATCACAAACACTTAACAAACAAttatattgaattttttattcatgtaacacgttaataaggtaattttactcaaTTCTATCAATCATTCAAAATGATTATTAAACAACTTATTTTCCTTTAGAACCAAGTTTATTCATagactttgaatcattcagattatgaaccattccGCGTAAATCATTTACTTTTATCAAACGCAGTCTTAGTTAGGTTATAGGTATGGTAAGTAGGTAATTTCATACTTTTGTTGCAGCTAATTTGAAACCGATTATGAATACAAGATCATAGTAATCACATATTTGGTAAGTTAAACAAAAATTGAGGAAACCCTATGAACTCAAATTAATATCATCAATTTTGTTTGTAATGATGACAAGATACATGTATGTAGTTTTCACTTGGATATCTCCAAAAGAGCTATAATGGTGCATCCCATAGGGCAAAAAACTCTAGTGTTTTGTTTTCCTATATTATtgtttgttttagaaaacttcacaaGATGACCTAGTGGTTGGGTCCTCATATTCTTTTAAGAGTCTCAAGTTCAAATATCACTAGCACATCTTGGGCTGGCAAGAGAAAGGGCCGGAAAATGGTCACGAGATAACCTGGTTAGGCCGTGTGCGGGTAAACGGATAAGGTTTTTTCTTTTCAGGCCACACGGGTAAGGGAGTATTTTCTACTTAGATGTATGCGGCTAATCGGGTTCTTTCATGACCGTTTCTGGCATTTTTTCCTGTCCACGCCAAGATGTGCTGCTAGTGAGATTAGGCTATATGAAAACCTCACCCACTTACCCGTTTTGTTTTTTGGTTTACCTTGTGTATGTGAAAATTAAAATTAATTGATAGCGTGCTTATTTTAACATTTTTGCAGGATGAGCGTCCAGGTTCTGGTAAAAAACTCTTGGCACGGCACTCCTTTAACAAGACGCATGGCCAGAAttgaaaaaaatcatttaatggtaTTTTTTTCACCAACTTTCTTCCCAACTTGTTTATTAAAGGCAAGATAGGCGGGTTGAAATGATTGAATTTTGGTACGGGTAGGATTGCTGAAAAACCTTTTTCTTTAAATTTTTACAGAAACttccatcattaataataataatcttgttttATAAAACAAAAATGGATTAGGAAGTTATGCATTATAAATACACATTGGCGACTGACCTCTATGACCGGCTGTCTTCGAATAAAAACGTACCGTAACATAAATCAACTTGTTCACTTCTGATGAATCCCTTACTTGTTTGTGCAGATCAACATCTATGCCAAGAAACCTCAGTTAAGGACCGAGTTCATCAATTTTAGTTTTAGTGTTCCATCAAAACTTTCAGAATTGTGAATGTACCTTTATCTGTCTGTTTAATGCTTGCCATTTTATCATTTTAATCCATGTCTTTGAATCTACCCTAAAGGGATTCTCTGTTTTACAGAATTATAAGTGGACTCGGTTTTCGGTACTAGGATATCGACGCTGCAAAAACTGGAATGGCAACGATACATATACTGTAGTAGAGATGCATTTTATTGGCCCTTGTACTTTGACCTTTCTTACATCCAGTAGGCACATTTCAGACATTTCTAATTGcatgaaataaaaaaaatttgtggTTGCTTTTTGTATTAAAGTTGCAAACTTTGAAGATAAAACATCTTATCTTATAAAAAAAATGCACCATGAGAATGACATTATTTGATTTCACAAATACTGTAAATATATATTATCTTATATCGTGTACAAATCAAGTTTATAAGTTACAAACAATAGAACTCCTGTTGAACACTCCTATCATATAACGCTTCTCTTCCTAATCTTATTTGTGTTCTACATGAAAATCAAACATGCACACAATTTTACACTAGTCAACTCTTAATTCCCAAAGTCAACGATCTCGATCCCTTTGTTATTGTACCCAACTGGTGCGTCATACTTGCTGAATAGCCTATAAGACGATATGAGTGATAGTGAAATGTAACAAAGCACTACAACAAAAGTGATGATGATTGAAGCTGTTGCTTGTTTGCAGAAGTGGCCGTAGGTCCCACAAGCCTCACTCCATGTCACCGCCACATCACCTTTATAAGTTAGAAACGCGACCTCAGTTGCCACCGCAGCAGCAGCCAGTATCAAGTATGTTAAAACCTATAGGTCCAATGCATGTTAATGTTATGTTCCGCATCTTGTTTAATACAGTTCTCCATGAATTATGTGTACTAGTAACATTTATTGGAATAGTATCAAAATAATGATATTTGATTCAATTAATTTTTTCATAGAATAGATTATTCTGGTAGCTATGATTTTTAAATCATTATTTAAACAAGTTAGAAGTCAGAAAATATTAATTAGGTAAATGCAACTTGGTGAAAGTAATGACATGTTAAAAAATATAATTAGACAGAAATTGATGCATGTCGAGTAGATGGGCTGATTATTTGTATTTTAAATTAACTGTCTATTCTTAAACAATTATTACAGTAAAATTACATGGAAATTATAGAATTCTTGTAGGTTAGAAATACGATTATTATTGTACTCTTGTAACACTTCTATGTCAAAATCTATTTGTACACCATGCCTGCATACTTGTAGCTTTTACATGCCACAAGTGTATATGACTTGTACATCACATTTATGCAAGTATGAGTGTATGACTAGCTTTCTAGATGTAGTCACGGTGGCATAAATACGTGTACACGTTTTtcctttaatatcattattatcattatcattataaaataaattaataattctTTAAAAAGGTTGAATAATTGAGTAAAATTAACTTTGTAGAATACTACATTGttaatttattttttaaaatatgaaactacTAAATTAAAGACAGagttatatttttaacatactttaaaTAGTACTCCACAATCATACAGATGTTATTTATATTTACGCTCGAAAATTATTCAATTCATTAGAGTCAAGTTATTTAGAAATGAATTCTTAAAGTATAacgaatttataaagtataatgaactattaatttttaattttaattattatttataaattataattattataattaacctGATCAAGAAGAAAGAAAGTCCAGGCTCGAGGCATGGTTAGAGGGCGAGGTATTGCCGTGAAAGCAGCCGACAGTAGCGAATAACCCGCACATATTCCATTAGCATGCACCAAATACCTGCACTTATATATGTTACTTTTATTAAACAGTTAAACACCTATTATAACATCTAATTCATTTTAACCCTTTTTTGTACTCCATTTCGGAGTACTCCGTATTTTTTAAACCACATGCATCATTCGAATTATTTTAACACCCAATAATTTACTTCTTGCAGGAAAACATGACACGCCTTTTTATGAGTTTGTTATATTTACAACATCATTTTTTGATACTCCGTAGTACACAATAATAAACTCACTGTGTTTTATTATGCGTATAACACAAAAATTCAAAACACAAAATTTTGTAGTGTTTTTTTAAGAAATAGATtttataatatactccgtaattatcaAAAAGTAAtaacaatgcatttaataaacaaAACCTAATGAtgttttactaaaaatattattcaaAAAGTAGTTAATTTAATGTCCTCCAAAATtttgaaaaagttataaaaagatGTCGATAGTTAAGCTAATTCAACGGTGCTAACAAATTACACGTTGTATAGTAACTTATTACCTTAATTGTTCAACCAAACCATGTTAATTCTATGATTATTACTTCATCCACCCTAATTTGTACGGAGTATTTTATAGAATGACGTCCACACACTCAATTACAAATAGTTCACTACGTGACTAGCTAGGATTTATATTTATACTTTTAATTTTAAAATTGATAAATGACCTCGATAACACTCGGCCAATTAAAGGCCCTTTGTCAAATGATATAAACCGGTAAAAATAAAATTTGATTGGTAACAAAGTATGAATCTACAACCTAACTAGTTATTATAGTCGAACAGTCATAAAAAAAATTAAGAGGTTATATATAATTTTAGGCCTTTTAACACAATTTTCAGATATATAGTAAACTAAACTTGTAAACtaaaaacaataaaaatattaCCTAAAAGCTGTGATGTTTGAGTAAGATAAAGATCCATATTCATTAGATTCGGAATCCTTAATCATGACAACAAGTGCAGCCACACACAAACCCACCGGAAACAACCTCAACAACGTCTCCACTGTTCGAATGCCAGATGAGTTATCATCTTCTTGATCATTTGATGATCCTATTTGATCTGGGTTACCTGCAATACTCTTTTCTGTTTTGTGATCACTCATTTTAGACCACAAAGATTGtaactttttatattaatatatatggaAGTGCGTAAAGAGAGATGAATGGTGATTGTGAGAGGTGGGATAGCTAGCTAGCTAGCTTGTTGTATACTAGTATGTGTTATTGCATTAGCTTATGATCATATTTATATGGTAATAAATGGTGGTAGTAAAATTTAGGTGAAGTTAGGTGATGTTACATTCAATGCTACCTTAATAATTTCATTAAAATCAAGTTATCGCTCCCATGTACACCATATCATATCAGATATAGAAGATAACTCTCTGCCAATATTTATACAATTTTTTAAACGTCAATTTGTAactcacacacgcgttaggaggaaacttAATTCGTGacaatgttggcagtaccatcaaaaGTTGAGAAAACCCACAGAGACCTTCTCAAATCGCATCGATGTTGACAGTACCATCAAATGTTGAAAACTCACTATTTGAAGTGAGAATCGAACCTGGATTGGCAGTATCCCAAGTTGGATTCAACCACCATACTACTCAAGTCAAACTTCGGTGATAATATTTATGCAAAATTTACTAGAGAAATAAtaaaattgtgaatatatatatatatatatatatatatatatatatatatatatatgtgtgtgtgtgtgtgtgtgtgtgtgtgtatatatatatatatatatatatatatatatatgggtaggatcaatggggaagtaaccaattggggagaagcggggggaagcaaaattttttttcgctttctttttatttatattttgtttttcaggcatcaagatcgcacgaaaatatgaacatttaaaaaagacacttcgtgatgaatgttattatttagg
The window above is part of the Rutidosis leptorrhynchoides isolate AG116_Rl617_1_P2 chromosome 1, CSIRO_AGI_Rlap_v1, whole genome shotgun sequence genome. Proteins encoded here:
- the LOC139895248 gene encoding CASP-like protein 2A1, encoding MSDHKTEKSIAGNPDQIGSSNDQEDDNSSGIRTVETLLRLFPVGLCVAALVVMIKDSESNEYGSLSYSNITAFRYLVHANGICAGYSLLSAAFTAIPRPLTMPRAWTFFLLDQVLTYLILAAAAVATEVAFLTYKGDVAVTWSEACGTYGHFCKQATASIIITFVVVLCYISLSLISSYRLFSKYDAPVGYNNKGIEIVDFGN